TTCCGGCCCAACCTTTATTTTGGATTCGATAGAATACCCAAGATCCCTCAGGCAGCCGTTCGACCAAGCCCGCCCGTGCCAATGTCTTTAGATGATGTGAGAGACGTGGTTGACTTTGATTGAGAATTTGTGCCAGTTCACCAACAGCAAGGTCGCCACAGCGCAGCAGCACAAGAATGCGTAGCCGGTTCGGCTCGCCAGCCGCCTTCATAGCACCAATAAGCAGCCTCTGACACACGTCCATCAGAACTCATTATAAATATTTGTTTATATAAACGCACCTTTTAATGAAAATGTTCAGAAATTGCAAAATTTAAATGTCTTCGGGTCGTCGAAAGGGGCTCATGCGGGGTCAGGTCCTAATGTGCATCCGATGAATCGCTGTGGTTTCAACTTTTACCTCGAAACGGGAAACCGTAGGTGGAAATGACTGCTTTTACAGGTTAGTCTACCAACCAAAGCAGTACTTCTATGGGTATCACTGAATATTCTTCCCTTCACGTCTAACCAACCCCAATAAACTCAAAGAGTGGACTCCCGTCGCACCACAGACATCGGGAATCTTTGGTCAATAGGGACTACCAGTTTTGTGCTCACCGAGCACTACAATACATTCGTGAATCTGGTAAGTGCAATCACAGAGGGGACCCACCCTGGAGCGCTCACATCTAATAGCAAGCGGGCAGGGATGCTCTTTCAGGAAAATGGCAATCACTACGCACTCTCAGTAGGAACACTGAGGCCCAAATTCTCGCGTACGACAGCCTTGATTGATTGGTACTCGTCGGGATTTTCTCTGAGCCAGTTCTTAGCATTATCACGTCCCTGACCAATTCGTGCATTTCCATAGCCATACCAGGAACCGCTTTTGGTAATAAGACCAATATTCACCGCTAGGTCAACCAATTCCCCGACAGATGAAATCCCCTCTCCGTAAATGATATCAAACTCAGCGTTACGGAACGGAGGAGCCACTTTGTTCTTGATCACTTTGACACGCGTTCGGTTACCTATCACTTCGGTCGCACTCTTGATTGCACCAATCCTACGAATATCTAACCTGACTGAACTGTAAAACTTTAGGGCTTTTCCACCTGGCGTCGTCTCAGGGTTTCCGAACATCACCCCAATTTTTTCACGTAACTGATTAATAAAAACCACAGCCACATTCGATCGGTTGATGATACCGGCCAACTTTCTTAGAGCTTGGCTCATAAGGCGAGCTTGCAAGCCAACGTGACTATCTCCCATATCCCCTTGAATTTCGGCTGCAGGCACCAGAGCCGCCACCGAGTCAACTACAATGAGATCAAGCGCACCACTGCGCACCAGGGTTTCGCAAATATTTAATGCCTGTTCTCCTGTGTCGGGCTGCGATATGAGTAGCTGGTCAATATCTACACCTAATTGCTCGGCATAGGATGGATCGAACGCATGCTCAGCATCAATAAATGCGCATTGTCCTCCCAACTTCTGTGCCTCGGCAAGGCAATGTGTGGCCAATGTAGTCTTGCCCGACGATTCAGGACCAAAGATCTCAACGATTCGTCCACGGGGTATGCCACCTACACCTAGCGCAGCATCCAAAGCTATAGATCCGGTTGGGATAGCTTCCACCTGTACGGGGGGAGAATCCCCCATCCTCATGATGGATCCTTTGCCATGTTGTTTCTCAATCTCTTTGATTGCGAGGTTGAGAGCCCGCATTTTAGGGTCTTCTTTTGCACTCATGATTACATTATTGCATTAGGCCGTTCAATGATACAACACTTTGACCAAGTTTTTTACCTCCTTCTGCCACTATTTTGTAACGCACTCTCGAAAAACCTTGATGTATCGAGACCTAGGCTCCCAGAGACGCATTTGGTGTTAGGTAGCTACTGCTTGTTTGGAGTCCCCATAACCAGGTATATCGGCGTAAAGTACGCAATTTCCATATGCACTGGTTAACTGGGTCAGGGCGGTTTTGAGGCGCTCTCCGTTGAAATGAAAAACGTAAATCATCGACGGATTCCTGAGGTGGTCATTACGCGAGACAAGCGGTTCTGACTCCAATCAACCAATCTTTTCTGGTTGGTTTGAGGGGAAATCAATATTACTACTGCGGTTGCTTCGTTTGCGCAATGACTGAAGTACTATATTCAGGGCAGCAACCACACTCTTCTGCTTATTGCGATCACGATCCTGGCCAAATTGATGCTTAACAGCCCATGCTTCGTGGGCGTCCGCATACCCAATCCAGACCAGACCAACAGGCTTTCCTGCTGTTCCTCCCGAAGGCCCAGCAATCCCTGTCACAGATAACCCTATATCACTGCCAAAGCAAGTGCGCACTCCTTCCGCCATTTGCACAGCAACCGGTTCACTCACGGCACCGAATTGATCCAATATATCGACATCCACATCCAAGTGGTGCTGCTTTACGAGATTTGAATAAGCAATCACGCCCCCCATAACATAATCAGAAGATCCTGGCACATCAGTTAACCGATCGAGTACCGAGCCACCGGTACAGCTCTCCGCGACGGCAATGGTCATTCCCTTATTCCTCAATAGACTTCCTAGAATACTTTCCAATGTATCGTCATCTTGGCCGAAGATGACTGACCCAAGTTTCGCTCTGATAAATTTTTCCGCAGCATCCAGACGCTCACCGGCATCATTCCCCCTGATTGTTAACCTGACACGAACGCTGTAAGCTCCAGGCAGATACGCAATCTGAAGATCTGGCTCCAATAAATGAGATATAGATTCGATCTTGCTTTGAAGAAGGGTCTCCCCTACTCCGGCAGTCTTGATTGTACGCTGAGCAATCTCTGCACGACCATCCATCTGCATGATTCGAGGGATTACATGATCAGAAAAAATAGCTTTCATCTCATGAGGAACCCCTGGAAGAAGAACCACCACACTCCCATTTGCTCCTCTGTGCCATAGACCGGGAGCTGTGCCCTTGGAATTTGGTAGTATCTCGAAACCACCTGGGACACTCGCAACTCGCTCCGAACCACTTGGTACAGAGCGTCCGAGGGATGCGAAGTGACGTTCAATTGCAGCCAAGATTGTGGGATCTACCGTGAGAGGGGAACCGGTAAATGCTGCAGCGGCCTCTCTCGTAAGGTCATCAGGAGTAGGGCCAAGGCCTCCAGTTACCAAAGTGAGATCACAGCGACGCACACCATCCTCGATCGCAGCTTTTATTGCTTCTTGATCGTCGGCAACTGTTAGCGAATACGAAACGGAAATCCCCAAACGAGTCAACTCTGCCGCAAGATAAGACGCATTGGTATCCACCACCTGCCCTACTAGAAGCTCATCTCCTACTGTTACAATACTTGCGATGAGCTGTGTCACCTCAACCTCTCAGTGTTTTAGCGTCCACGCTTGATAATCACTGCGCCACTCCAGAAGAGAATCCCGCAATTCGGAAGTTATATGCCCGGTCTCGAATGCAACTTTTAACAAGGCATCAAAATCAGACAGAGTCTCCAGCGGAGCCCCCTTCTTTTGGAATAATTCTGCCACTCCTTCCAGGTTGTATGTAAAGATCGCCAAGGTGACAACCGGCATTGAGCCAGTGGCTTTTTGTATAGCTTCGGCAGCCTGGATTGACGAGAGACCAGTAGCCACGAGGTCCTCAATCAACAAGACCTTGCTGGTTTCCGGTAGATAGCCTTCAATCTGATTCTGATGTCCATGGCCTTTGGGCTCCGGTCGAACATAGATTAGAGGCAAAGAAAGGCGCTCAGCTATCCATGCCGCGTGGGCAATACCAGCTGTTGCCACACCTGCAACGCGATCAAAATCATACTTTGAAGCCTTTTCGATAAACCCGTCCGTCAGCATTCGTCGGATCTTGGGATAGGAAAGCGTCAGGCGATTGTCGCAATAGAATGGAGACAGCATACCCGAAGACCAGACAAATGGCTTCCCTGAAGTAATTGCTATAGCCTTGATTCCGAGTAACTCTCGGGCCACTTCAAATGCAATTGACTCAGATTGATCACTCATTGGCAATAGTCACGTTTTTTAGATATATGCGAATATAAGACAGTGCACTCAGGCAAGTTACAACAACGACCATTATCATGAATCCATACATGACGTTCCCTTTTAGAAATGCCTCGGCAAGCGCCTGTGTTTCAGGGAGATACTGCAACGTCAGTGTCAACAGGAACAGACCTAAATACGTCATTTGCAGGGCTGTCTTGGCCTTAGCAAATCGAATGGTTGGCAATGATCCTCCCGCAGATTCAGCAGTCATTCGCAGTCCTGTCACCAGTGCATCCCGTATTACGATCAACCCAACCGCCCACCAGGGTACCTGCTGTGGGTGGAGCCAAGCTAGTGCAACAAAGCCTCCCAGAACAAAAATTTTGTCTGCTATTGGGTCAAGATGTCGCCCCAGTCGACTTTGATTCTTTAGCGCCCGTGCAACGTATCCATCCGCGAAATCCGAAACTGCCCCAAGAATAAAGAGCGTAAACGCAAGCGATGCAAATGAAAGAGTCTTCTGAAAAAGACAGAAAATCAGAAAAGGGGTTACTAGAATGCGAAATACCGTGATGGCATTCGGAATGAATCGCATGACATAACAATACAGGCAGAATCATTCTACCGTAACTATGACAGTGCGTTCATCGACTGACAGTTGCATAAATGTCCCATGATCTGCCATTCTGTCCGATGTGATCGGTCGGCAGGATTATTGCCCAATTAGTAATTGTCTTTTGAACATAACCTTTTAATAAAAAACCACAAGGGAAATATGAGTAAGATTATCGGAATCGACCTTGGTACAACGAACTCGGTTGTCTCGGTATTGGAAGGCGGTGAGCCTAAAGTGATTGAAAACGCGGAAGGCGGTCGTACAACCCCGTCCGTGGTCGCTTTTAAGAAAGACGGTGAGCGTCTCGCTGGTGGACCGGCCAAACGCCAGGCCGTGACGAACGCGGAGAACACCGTTTTCTCCATCAAGCGCTTTATGGGCCGCGCCTACGATGAGGTGCCCGGCGAACTTAAAACAGTTCCATACAAGGTTGAGAAAGGCGAGAACGGAACCGCGCGTGTACGTATTGACGACAAGCTGTACTCGCCC
This genomic stretch from Rhodothermaceae bacterium harbors:
- a CDS encoding CDP-alcohol phosphatidyltransferase family protein, which encodes MRFIPNAITVFRILVTPFLIFCLFQKTLSFASLAFTLFILGAVSDFADGYVARALKNQSRLGRHLDPIADKIFVLGGFVALAWLHPQQVPWWAVGLIVIRDALVTGLRMTAESAGGSLPTIRFAKAKTALQMTYLGLFLLTLTLQYLPETQALAEAFLKGNVMYGFMIMVVVVTCLSALSYIRIYLKNVTIANE
- the recA gene encoding recombinase RecA codes for the protein MSAKEDPKMRALNLAIKEIEKQHGKGSIMRMGDSPPVQVEAIPTGSIALDAALGVGGIPRGRIVEIFGPESSGKTTLATHCLAEAQKLGGQCAFIDAEHAFDPSYAEQLGVDIDQLLISQPDTGEQALNICETLVRSGALDLIVVDSVAALVPAAEIQGDMGDSHVGLQARLMSQALRKLAGIINRSNVAVVFINQLREKIGVMFGNPETTPGGKALKFYSSVRLDIRRIGAIKSATEVIGNRTRVKVIKNKVAPPFRNAEFDIIYGEGISSVGELVDLAVNIGLITKSGSWYGYGNARIGQGRDNAKNWLRENPDEYQSIKAVVRENLGLSVPTESA
- a CDS encoding competence/damage-inducible protein A, producing MTQLIASIVTVGDELLVGQVVDTNASYLAAELTRLGISVSYSLTVADDQEAIKAAIEDGVRRCDLTLVTGGLGPTPDDLTREAAAAFTGSPLTVDPTILAAIERHFASLGRSVPSGSERVASVPGGFEILPNSKGTAPGLWHRGANGSVVVLLPGVPHEMKAIFSDHVIPRIMQMDGRAEIAQRTIKTAGVGETLLQSKIESISHLLEPDLQIAYLPGAYSVRVRLTIRGNDAGERLDAAEKFIRAKLGSVIFGQDDDTLESILGSLLRNKGMTIAVAESCTGGSVLDRLTDVPGSSDYVMGGVIAYSNLVKQHHLDVDVDILDQFGAVSEPVAVQMAEGVRTCFGSDIGLSVTGIAGPSGGTAGKPVGLVWIGYADAHEAWAVKHQFGQDRDRNKQKSVVAALNIVLQSLRKRSNRSSNIDFPSNQPEKIG
- the pyrE gene encoding orotate phosphoribosyltransferase codes for the protein MSDQSESIAFEVARELLGIKAIAITSGKPFVWSSGMLSPFYCDNRLTLSYPKIRRMLTDGFIEKASKYDFDRVAGVATAGIAHAAWIAERLSLPLIYVRPEPKGHGHQNQIEGYLPETSKVLLIEDLVATGLSSIQAAEAIQKATGSMPVVTLAIFTYNLEGVAELFQKKGAPLETLSDFDALLKVAFETGHITSELRDSLLEWRSDYQAWTLKH